One genomic window of Psychrobacter cibarius includes the following:
- the rplN gene encoding 50S ribosomal protein L14, with the protein MIQVESMLEVADNSGARRVQCIKVLGGSHRRYASVGDIIKVTVKEAIPRGRVKKGDVMNAVVVRTKKGVRRPDGSVLRFDDNAAVLLNQNKAPIATRIFGPVTRELRGDQFMKIVSLAPEVL; encoded by the coding sequence ATGATTCAGGTTGAATCGATGCTGGAAGTTGCAGATAATAGCGGTGCAAGACGAGTTCAGTGCATTAAAGTACTGGGTGGCTCTCATCGTCGTTATGCATCAGTTGGCGACATTATTAAAGTAACGGTTAAAGAAGCCATTCCTCGCGGTCGTGTTAAAAAAGGCGACGTGATGAATGCTGTAGTTGTACGTACCAAAAAAGGCGTTCGTCGTCCTGATGGTTCTGTTCTGCGTTTTGACGACAATGCTGCGGTATTGTTGAACCAAAATAAAGCACCGATTGCAACTCGTATTTTTGGACCGGTAACTCGTGAACTACGTGGTGATCAGTTTATGAAAATTGTATCACTAGCACCAGAAGTATTGTGA
- the rpsS gene encoding 30S ribosomal protein S19, whose product MPRSLKKGPFIDAHLFAKVENALDTNSRKPIKTWSRRSMILPQMVGLTLSVHNGRTHVPVIVSEQMVGHKLGEFAPTRTYRGHGIDKKAKR is encoded by the coding sequence ATGCCTCGTTCATTGAAAAAAGGTCCATTCATAGACGCGCATTTGTTTGCTAAAGTTGAGAATGCATTAGACACCAACTCACGCAAGCCAATTAAGACTTGGTCGCGCCGCTCGATGATCCTACCACAAATGGTTGGCTTAACCTTGTCTGTTCACAATGGCCGTACTCATGTACCGGTTATCGTGAGTGAACAGATGGTTGGTCATAAACTAGGTGAATTTGCCCCGACTCGTACGTATCGTGGTCATGGCATTGACAAAAAAGCTAAGAGATAA
- the mreD gene encoding rod shape-determining protein MreD: MSYPDSENATVLLIATIILSFVIASSLNVYPLSPSMATLRPMVMIMVLIFWLLFQPRYVGIFTAFTIGLIADLLMDTHLGQQAFAAVAVAFFIKITSIYIRQLNTISAWLLASLGLFVFQLCLWILQMFIQNVFVAQSTLSLLMSIISWPLVLLALRKFAS; the protein is encoded by the coding sequence ATGTCGTATCCTGATTCTGAGAATGCAACGGTACTACTGATTGCTACCATCATTCTAAGTTTTGTTATTGCGTCATCGCTTAATGTCTATCCGTTAAGTCCTAGTATGGCTACCTTACGCCCTATGGTCATGATCATGGTGCTGATTTTTTGGTTATTATTTCAGCCACGCTATGTTGGTATTTTTACAGCATTTACCATCGGTCTCATTGCTGACTTACTCATGGATACCCATTTGGGACAGCAAGCCTTTGCCGCCGTGGCAGTCGCCTTCTTCATAAAAATAACCAGTATATATATTAGGCAACTAAATACCATCAGTGCATGGTTATTAGCAAGCTTAGGATTGTTTGTTTTTCAATTATGTTTATGGATATTGCAGATGTTTATCCAGAATGTCTTTGTCGCACAATCTACCTTATCACTGTTGATGAGTATAATCAGCTGGCCATTGGTACTACTGGCTTTGCGTAAATTTGCGTCATAA
- the rpsJ gene encoding 30S ribosomal protein S10: protein MANQRIRIRLKSFDHRLIDQSAQEIVDTAKRTGAQVCGPVPLPTRIERFNVLTSPHVNKDARDQYEIRTHKRMVDIVQPTDKTVDALMKLDLAAGVDVQIALG from the coding sequence ATGGCTAACCAGAGAATCCGTATCCGTCTTAAGTCTTTTGATCATCGTCTGATTGATCAATCTGCACAAGAGATTGTTGATACTGCAAAGCGCACCGGTGCGCAAGTTTGTGGTCCTGTACCGTTGCCGACTCGCATTGAGCGCTTCAACGTTCTAACTTCACCACACGTAAACAAAGACGCTCGTGATCAGTACGAAATCCGTACTCATAAGCGTATGGTTGACATCGTTCAACCTACCGACAAAACTGTGGATGCGCTAATGAAGCTTGACTTGGCGGCGGGTGTTGACGTTCAAATTGCTTTGGGTTAA
- a CDS encoding Rne/Rng family ribonuclease, with translation MSEELLINISPMESRVAVLDNGILGEIYIERHHKLGLVGNIYLGTVVRVLPGMQAAFVDIGQSRTAFLHVNDMQREPRPVAENKSKAADNGDKNSDSNIEDVVVENSTDNLAVTPPVISIQNTEVIPVSKTLIQHRLHESQRILVQVTKDQLGSKGARLTTNISLPSRYLVYLPSSEHIGISQRIDGEEERTRLKTELSSLMQTVNLKGGLIARTAAERVPVDKLEEDIYYLLQLWRTICARRQEMKQHQSSELIYQELSLPLRSIRDLVHADTEKVIIDNAQIYEQVRSFAQEFVPFVYDRIVHYTAEPSLFDVHRVEDDLRDALKRRVDLKSGGYLIIDQTEAMTTIDVNTGSFVGGRSLEDTVYKTNLEATHAIARQLRLRNLGGIIILDFIDMLEQQHKDDVLESLQSQLVQDYAKTKITQVSELGLVEMTRKRTRESLGQQLCEPCSTCQGRGFVKTAETVCFEIFREIMRCARTYNSPKKFTVVAHAAVIDLLLTSESDTVADLEYLLGRVITFDVENLYTQEQYDIVLD, from the coding sequence ATGTCCGAAGAGCTGCTGATTAATATTAGTCCAATGGAATCCCGTGTCGCAGTCTTAGACAATGGCATCTTGGGCGAAATTTATATTGAACGTCATCATAAATTGGGTCTGGTCGGCAATATCTATCTGGGTACAGTCGTACGCGTTTTACCTGGTATGCAGGCAGCATTCGTTGATATCGGGCAGTCGCGGACAGCATTTTTACATGTCAATGATATGCAGCGTGAGCCGCGTCCAGTAGCAGAAAATAAAAGTAAAGCGGCTGACAATGGCGATAAAAATTCGGATAGCAATATAGAAGATGTTGTGGTAGAAAATAGTACTGATAACTTGGCTGTCACGCCACCGGTGATTAGTATACAAAATACCGAAGTCATCCCTGTGTCTAAAACGTTGATTCAACATCGCTTGCATGAAAGCCAACGTATTTTAGTGCAAGTGACCAAAGATCAGTTGGGCAGTAAAGGCGCTCGCTTGACCACCAATATATCCTTGCCATCTCGCTATTTGGTGTATCTGCCCTCAAGCGAACACATTGGTATCTCTCAGCGCATTGATGGCGAAGAAGAACGCACTCGTCTGAAGACTGAGCTATCTAGTTTGATGCAAACGGTCAATCTAAAAGGCGGTCTCATCGCTCGTACCGCTGCTGAACGTGTCCCTGTCGATAAGCTTGAAGAAGACATTTATTATTTACTGCAGCTGTGGCGTACCATCTGCGCGCGTCGCCAAGAGATGAAACAACATCAAAGTTCTGAGCTTATTTATCAAGAGCTATCATTACCGCTGCGCTCTATCCGTGATTTGGTACACGCGGATACCGAGAAAGTCATCATTGATAATGCACAAATTTATGAACAAGTCAGATCCTTTGCTCAAGAGTTTGTACCTTTTGTCTATGACCGCATTGTCCATTATACCGCTGAGCCATCCTTGTTTGATGTCCATCGCGTCGAAGATGATTTGCGTGATGCTTTAAAACGCCGCGTAGATTTAAAATCAGGTGGCTATCTCATTATCGACCAAACAGAAGCGATGACCACAATCGATGTCAATACGGGATCATTCGTAGGCGGGCGTTCGTTAGAAGATACGGTTTATAAGACCAATCTTGAGGCAACTCATGCAATTGCCCGTCAGCTGCGTTTGCGTAATCTAGGCGGTATTATCATCCTAGACTTTATTGACATGCTTGAGCAGCAGCATAAAGATGATGTGTTAGAGAGCCTGCAATCACAGCTAGTACAAGACTATGCCAAAACTAAGATTACTCAGGTCAGTGAGCTTGGGTTAGTAGAGATGACGCGTAAACGTACGCGTGAGTCGCTCGGGCAGCAGCTATGTGAGCCGTGCTCGACCTGTCAAGGACGCGGCTTTGTCAAAACGGCTGAGACAGTGTGCTTTGAGATATTCCGTGAAATCATGCGTTGTGCTCGTACTTATAACTCTCCCAAGAAATTTACGGTCGTTGCTCATGCCGCAGTCATTGATTTACTTCTCACTTCAGAGTCAGACACGGTGGCAGATTTAGAGTATTTACTTGGTAGAGTGATTACCTTTGATGTCGAAAATCTCTATACTCAAGAGCAATATGACATTGTTTTGGATTGA
- the rplD gene encoding 50S ribosomal protein L4, which yields MDLKTVTGAAVELSDTAFGREFNEALVHQVVTAYLAGARQGTRAQKTRAEVSGGGIKPWRQKGTGRARAGSIRSPIWRGGGRAFAAKPQDWSQKVNRKMYRGAMQCILAELIRQERLILVEELSVSGPKTKELIAKLGELNASRALIVTKEVDENLYLAARNIPHVNVLDTSEVDPVSLIAFDKVIMTVEAAKQFEEALA from the coding sequence GTGGATTTAAAAACAGTTACAGGGGCGGCAGTTGAGCTTTCTGATACGGCTTTCGGTCGTGAATTCAACGAAGCACTAGTGCATCAAGTCGTCACCGCATATCTTGCTGGTGCTCGTCAAGGTACACGCGCTCAAAAAACCCGTGCCGAAGTTTCTGGTGGTGGCATTAAGCCATGGCGCCAAAAAGGTACTGGTCGCGCTCGTGCAGGTTCTATTCGTAGCCCAATCTGGCGTGGGGGCGGTCGTGCATTCGCGGCTAAACCACAAGATTGGTCACAGAAAGTTAACCGTAAAATGTATCGCGGTGCTATGCAGTGTATCTTAGCCGAATTGATTCGCCAAGAGCGTTTGATTTTGGTCGAAGAGCTAAGCGTTTCTGGACCTAAGACTAAAGAGTTGATTGCAAAGTTAGGTGAGTTAAATGCATCACGTGCATTAATCGTCACTAAAGAAGTTGACGAAAACTTGTACTTAGCTGCTCGCAACATCCCACATGTCAATGTACTTGATACAAGTGAAGTGGATCCAGTGAGTTTGATCGCTTTTGATAAAGTGATCATGACAGTCGAAGCTGCGAAACAATTTGAGGAAGCACTAGCATGA
- the rplW gene encoding 50S ribosomal protein L23, which translates to MNNARLYQILRGPVFSEKSQMLGDSLGVQVFKIDSNATKLEVKKAVEMMFEGVEVLKVNTLNVKGKTKRFGKSIGRRNDYKKAYVTLKAGQDVQMADAGEEVANTTASTSETANNE; encoded by the coding sequence ATGAATAACGCAAGACTTTATCAGATCCTAAGAGGACCTGTATTCTCAGAAAAATCTCAAATGCTTGGCGACTCACTTGGTGTGCAGGTATTTAAAATTGACTCTAACGCTACTAAGCTTGAAGTCAAAAAAGCGGTTGAGATGATGTTTGAAGGTGTTGAAGTTTTAAAAGTAAACACTTTGAATGTTAAAGGTAAGACAAAGCGTTTTGGTAAAAGTATCGGCCGTCGTAATGACTACAAAAAAGCCTACGTTACCTTAAAAGCTGGTCAAGATGTACAAATGGCTGATGCTGGTGAAGAGGTCGCGAATACGACTGCTTCTACTAGTGAAACAGCGAACAACGAATAA
- the rplC gene encoding 50S ribosomal protein L3 translates to MAIGLVGKKCGMTRVFTEAGASIPVTVVEISANRITQVKNTDVDGYQAIQVTTGTRRDSRVAAAQKGHFAKAGVAAGRGVWEFRANDSDLEGREIGGEILADLFEQGQMVDVTGNSKGKGFQGGVKRHNFSMQDATHGNSVSHRAIGSTGQNQSPGKVFKGKKMPGQMGNKRVTVQGLEVISVDVEKGLLVIKGAIPGATGGDVIVRPSVKA, encoded by the coding sequence ATGGCGATCGGTTTAGTCGGTAAAAAATGCGGCATGACCCGTGTCTTCACTGAAGCAGGCGCATCTATCCCTGTAACAGTGGTTGAGATCAGTGCTAATCGCATTACTCAAGTAAAAAATACTGATGTAGATGGCTATCAAGCCATCCAAGTTACCACAGGTACCCGTCGTGACAGCCGCGTAGCAGCAGCTCAAAAAGGTCACTTCGCTAAAGCTGGCGTTGCCGCTGGTCGTGGTGTTTGGGAATTTCGTGCCAATGATAGCGATCTTGAAGGTCGTGAAATTGGTGGTGAGATCCTAGCTGACTTGTTCGAACAAGGTCAGATGGTTGATGTCACAGGTAACAGTAAAGGTAAAGGCTTTCAAGGCGGCGTGAAGCGTCACAACTTCAGCATGCAAGATGCCACTCATGGTAACTCAGTATCTCACCGTGCCATTGGTTCAACTGGTCAAAACCAGTCACCAGGTAAAGTCTTCAAAGGCAAAAAAATGCCAGGTCAGATGGGTAACAAACGCGTTACCGTTCAGGGCCTAGAAGTGATATCGGTTGATGTTGAAAAAGGGTTACTTGTCATCAAGGGTGCTATCCCAGGTGCCACCGGTGGCGATGTCATCGTACGTCCGTCAGTCAAAGCCTAA
- the rplP gene encoding 50S ribosomal protein L16 codes for MLQPKRTKFRKMHKGRNTGLAHRGSTVAFGQIGLKSLTRGRMTARQIEAARRTITRKIKRGGKIWIRVFPDKPITNKPLEVRMGKGKGPVEYWVCEIKPGKVLYELEGVSEELAREAFTLAAAKLPFKTTIVKRTIM; via the coding sequence ATGTTACAGCCAAAACGTACCAAGTTTCGTAAAATGCACAAAGGTCGTAACACTGGGCTAGCTCATCGTGGAAGCACCGTTGCATTCGGACAAATTGGTCTAAAATCGTTGACTCGTGGTCGTATGACTGCCCGTCAAATTGAAGCAGCACGTCGTACCATCACTCGTAAAATTAAGCGTGGTGGTAAGATTTGGATTCGTGTATTCCCAGACAAACCAATTACCAATAAACCACTAGAAGTACGTATGGGTAAAGGTAAAGGTCCTGTAGAATATTGGGTATGCGAAATCAAACCTGGTAAAGTGCTATATGAACTCGAAGGGGTTTCAGAAGAACTTGCTCGCGAAGCGTTTACGCTTGCTGCAGCAAAACTGCCCTTTAAAACTACCATTGTTAAGCGGACGATAATGTAA
- the mreC gene encoding rod shape-determining protein MreC — protein sequence MNPSIFARQPLALRKTAIVLIAALILMWFDSKNSEWFNPVRSTSHAAMQPIYELSLLPSYAKHWAGGSLQSKEALRRENMQLKSQLIHAQAKLQQQDYILAQNARLQGILSTTKPEQFDLNLAQVIGTDTNLLRQIVVLNKGVQDGVQVGQTVIDEDGILGQIINVYPNTSRLLLITDEQQSVAVTVKRTGQRAIVTGQGIPTSLSLDYVFKTSDVRVGDELVSSGLGGRIPAGYRVGRIAHVKDTQADNFRSIEVTPAANFIDNAYVLVLQDKLVNKNNMTLNDR from the coding sequence ATGAACCCAAGTATTTTTGCGCGCCAGCCGTTAGCACTTCGTAAGACTGCCATTGTATTAATAGCAGCTCTAATATTGATGTGGTTCGATAGCAAAAATTCAGAATGGTTTAATCCAGTACGCAGTACCAGTCATGCCGCGATGCAGCCTATTTATGAGCTATCACTGTTACCGAGTTATGCCAAGCATTGGGCAGGTGGCAGCTTACAGTCTAAAGAAGCGCTGCGCCGCGAAAACATGCAATTGAAGTCTCAGCTTATCCATGCGCAAGCCAAGTTGCAGCAGCAAGATTATATTTTGGCACAAAATGCGCGCCTGCAAGGTATTTTATCAACGACCAAGCCTGAACAATTTGATCTTAATTTGGCACAGGTAATCGGTACAGACACCAACTTACTCAGACAAATCGTGGTGCTCAATAAAGGCGTTCAAGACGGGGTTCAAGTTGGACAGACAGTGATTGATGAAGACGGTATTTTAGGGCAGATTATTAATGTCTATCCCAATACCAGTCGCCTGCTATTGATTACTGATGAGCAGCAATCGGTTGCAGTTACAGTCAAGCGCACAGGTCAACGCGCTATCGTGACAGGGCAAGGTATACCAACCTCATTAAGCCTTGATTATGTGTTCAAAACCTCAGACGTGCGTGTGGGTGATGAGCTGGTGTCATCAGGATTGGGTGGGCGTATTCCAGCAGGATATCGTGTCGGGCGTATCGCCCATGTTAAAGATACTCAAGCCGATAACTTTAGAAGTATAGAAGTGACCCCAGCGGCGAACTTTATCGATAATGCATATGTATTAGTTCTGCAAGATAAGCTGGTGAATAAAAATAATATGACTCTTAATGACCGTTAA
- the rplV gene encoding 50S ribosomal protein L22, giving the protein MEVTAKLRGAAISAQKVRLVADEVRGKSIERALDILTYSNKKGAVFVKKCLNSAIANAEHNNGLDIDTLKVSTIYVDEGITLKRILPRAKGRADRISKRTCHITIKVGE; this is encoded by the coding sequence ATGGAAGTAACTGCAAAATTACGCGGTGCCGCCATATCGGCACAAAAAGTTAGACTCGTTGCCGATGAAGTTCGTGGCAAATCTATCGAGCGTGCTTTGGATATCCTAACGTATAGTAATAAAAAAGGCGCTGTATTTGTTAAGAAATGTCTTAACTCAGCCATCGCCAATGCCGAACACAACAACGGTCTAGATATTGATACCCTTAAAGTATCAACCATCTACGTTGATGAAGGCATTACGCTAAAACGTATCCTACCACGTGCTAAAGGTCGCGCTGATCGTATCAGTAAGCGTACCTGTCACATCACTATAAAGGTAGGAGAATAA
- the rpsQ gene encoding 30S ribosomal protein S17, with protein MSDNNQTANASVLTGRVVSDKMDKSITVLIERLVRHPLYGKQLRRSTKIKAHDENNVCQQGDLVRIKETRPISKTKSWTLVEVVEKVEKI; from the coding sequence ATGAGCGATAACAATCAAACAGCTAATGCTAGCGTATTGACAGGACGAGTTGTCAGTGACAAGATGGACAAGTCCATCACAGTTTTGATTGAGCGTCTGGTTCGTCATCCTTTGTATGGCAAGCAGCTTCGTCGTTCTACAAAAATCAAAGCCCATGATGAGAATAACGTTTGCCAACAAGGCGACCTTGTCCGCATCAAAGAAACGCGTCCAATCTCTAAAACCAAGTCTTGGACTTTGGTTGAAGTGGTTGAAAAAGTAGAAAAAATCTAA
- a CDS encoding rod shape-determining protein, which yields MLVMNLFGFLSNNIAIDLGTANTLIFIPNKGVVLDEPTVVALRSNRTQNPTVAAVGIDAKQMLGRTPANITAIRPLKDGVIADFEVTQKMLKHFITKVKAKRFMAQPNVVVCVPCKSTLVERKAIREAVSSAGASKVLLLEEPMAAAIGAGLPVHEASGSMVVDIGGGTTEIAVIALSGCVYAESIRIGGDMFDDAIITHVRRTHGCVIGETTAERIKHEVGSALNEDSQLEVEVRGRSMAEGVPKTFTVNSEEVQKALSDPLSGIVSAVKAALEQTPPELSSDIAERGIVLTGGGALLRDLDKLISRETGLPVTVAEDPLTCVSRGGGIALDFINNKSLNMIFV from the coding sequence ATATTAGTCATGAACCTGTTTGGATTTTTATCAAATAATATCGCTATCGACCTCGGTACTGCGAACACTCTCATTTTTATTCCTAATAAAGGCGTCGTACTTGACGAGCCTACGGTGGTTGCGTTACGAAGTAATCGTACCCAAAACCCTACCGTTGCGGCTGTTGGTATTGATGCCAAGCAGATGCTTGGTCGTACACCTGCTAACATTACAGCGATTCGCCCATTAAAAGACGGCGTGATTGCTGACTTTGAAGTGACGCAAAAAATGCTCAAGCATTTCATAACGAAGGTAAAAGCCAAGCGTTTTATGGCGCAGCCTAACGTGGTGGTTTGTGTGCCTTGTAAGTCTACTCTGGTTGAGCGTAAAGCGATTCGTGAAGCGGTATCTTCAGCAGGTGCGAGTAAAGTACTATTGTTAGAAGAGCCAATGGCAGCTGCCATCGGTGCTGGCTTGCCAGTTCATGAGGCCAGCGGTTCGATGGTGGTTGATATTGGTGGCGGCACGACGGAGATTGCCGTTATCGCTTTATCTGGTTGCGTTTATGCTGAGTCGATTCGTATCGGTGGCGATATGTTTGATGACGCGATTATCACCCACGTACGCCGTACCCATGGTTGCGTGATTGGTGAGACGACAGCTGAGCGTATTAAGCACGAAGTTGGCTCTGCTTTGAATGAAGACAGTCAGCTAGAAGTCGAAGTTCGCGGTCGTAGCATGGCAGAAGGCGTGCCAAAAACCTTTACTGTTAATTCAGAAGAAGTACAAAAAGCCCTGAGTGATCCGCTGAGCGGCATCGTTAGCGCGGTAAAAGCGGCACTTGAACAGACGCCACCTGAGCTGTCATCAGACATCGCAGAGCGTGGTATTGTCTTGACGGGCGGCGGTGCGCTATTACGTGATTTGGACAAATTAATTTCAAGAGAGACAGGTCTACCTGTGACCGTTGCCGAAGATCCGCTGACTTGTGTTAGCCGCGGCGGTGGTATTGCGCTTGACTTTATCAATAACAAAAGCTTGAACATGATTTTTGTTTAG
- the rpsC gene encoding 30S ribosomal protein S3 has protein sequence MGQKVHPIGIRLGVVKKHNANWYANPKQYSEYLINDIQVREYLRQKLDSAMISKIMIERPTGAAKITIATARPGIVIGKKGEDIERLQKELTKIMGVPAQVNIEEITSPDLDAHLVAEGIASQLERRVMFRRAMKRAVQNSMRSGAKGIKVELSGRLGGAEIARTEWYREGRVPLHTLRADIDYSSVRAETTYGTIGVKVWIFRGEILDGMNSVYNPVKEEQTRAPKRRGRGNGNRRNTDRG, from the coding sequence ATGGGTCAAAAAGTACATCCAATCGGAATTCGTCTTGGTGTTGTAAAGAAGCATAACGCAAACTGGTATGCTAACCCTAAACAATACTCAGAATACCTAATCAACGACATTCAAGTTCGTGAATATCTGCGCCAAAAGCTTGATAGTGCTATGATTAGCAAAATCATGATTGAGCGTCCTACAGGTGCTGCTAAGATTACCATCGCCACTGCGCGTCCTGGTATCGTTATCGGTAAGAAAGGCGAAGACATCGAAAGACTTCAAAAAGAATTGACCAAAATTATGGGCGTACCTGCTCAGGTCAACATTGAAGAAATCACCTCGCCTGATCTTGATGCTCATTTAGTAGCGGAAGGTATCGCAAGTCAGCTTGAGCGTCGTGTTATGTTCCGCCGTGCTATGAAGCGCGCCGTACAGAACAGCATGCGTTCTGGTGCTAAAGGTATTAAAGTTGAGCTGTCTGGCCGTCTTGGCGGTGCTGAGATTGCTCGTACTGAATGGTACCGTGAAGGTCGTGTGCCATTGCATACACTACGCGCTGATATCGACTATTCGTCAGTACGTGCGGAAACTACTTACGGCACCATCGGTGTAAAAGTTTGGATCTTCCGTGGCGAAATCCTTGACGGTATGAACAGTGTATACAATCCCGTTAAAGAAGAGCAGACTCGTGCGCCAAAACGCCGTGGTCGTGGAAACGGAAACCGTCGAAACACAGACAGAGGTTAA
- the rpmC gene encoding 50S ribosomal protein L29, which yields MKISELRDKSLEELTQLLDEKQLDAFRIRMAKATGQLGNTHEVRVNRRAIAQLQTLINEKQRGDS from the coding sequence ATGAAGATCAGTGAATTACGTGATAAATCATTAGAAGAACTGACTCAGTTACTTGATGAAAAGCAACTTGATGCTTTCCGTATTCGTATGGCTAAAGCAACTGGTCAGTTGGGTAATACCCATGAAGTACGTGTTAATCGTCGTGCGATTGCTCAGCTTCAGACTTTGATTAACGAGAAACAACGAGGCGACTCATGA
- the rplB gene encoding 50S ribosomal protein L2, with translation MPIVKAKPTSPGRRFVEKVVHPHLYKGRPFAALLESKSKTGGRNNNGRITTRHIGGGHKQHYRIIDFKRTKDNIPATVERIEYDPNRTAHIALLKYADGERRYIIAAKKQAVGDTVMSGELSPIRPGNCLPLKNIPLGTVIHNIELKIGKGAQMARSAGASVQLLGREGIYAILRMRSGETRRVHVNCRAVIGEVSNTENNLKSLGKAGASRWRGVRPSVRGVAMNPVDHPHGGGEGRNKGRHPTSPWGQKSKGLKTRSNKRTDNMIIRRRAKKK, from the coding sequence ATGCCTATCGTAAAAGCAAAGCCAACATCACCAGGCCGTCGTTTTGTTGAAAAAGTGGTGCATCCACACCTTTATAAAGGTCGTCCGTTTGCAGCGCTTCTCGAATCAAAAAGTAAAACTGGTGGTCGTAACAATAATGGTCGCATAACGACTCGTCATATTGGCGGTGGTCATAAGCAGCATTATCGTATTATCGATTTCAAACGTACTAAAGACAATATCCCAGCAACGGTAGAGCGTATTGAATACGATCCTAACCGTACTGCGCACATTGCTTTACTTAAGTACGCTGATGGCGAACGTCGCTATATCATTGCTGCTAAAAAACAAGCAGTTGGCGATACAGTAATGTCAGGTGAGCTATCACCAATTCGTCCAGGTAACTGTTTACCGCTGAAAAACATTCCATTGGGTACTGTGATCCATAATATCGAACTTAAAATCGGTAAAGGCGCACAGATGGCTCGTTCTGCGGGTGCTAGCGTTCAGTTGTTAGGTCGTGAAGGTATTTATGCTATTCTACGTATGCGCTCTGGCGAAACTCGCCGTGTACACGTGAACTGCCGTGCCGTTATTGGTGAAGTTTCTAACACTGAAAACAACTTGAAATCACTTGGTAAAGCCGGTGCTTCACGTTGGCGTGGTGTTCGTCCTTCTGTTCGTGGTGTTGCTATGAACCCGGTTGATCACCCACATGGTGGTGGTGAAGGTCGTAATAAAGGTCGCCATCCAACCAGCCCTTGGGGTCAGAAGTCTAAAGGACTTAAAACGCGTAGTAATAAGCGTACTGACAATATGATCATCCGCCGTCGCGCCAAGAAGAAATAA
- a CDS encoding Maf family protein produces MDIILASGSPRRRELLERAQQEFSTLSVDVDETKHDEESPTDYIERMVATKAEAAIQQLVSRLKTDKSCFSDSLIILTSDTIGVLADGQTVLVKPVDREHAYSMWQQMSDNVHEVWTAVQATYVSLSSKAANSPTHEPVFQIINQQQITERTEVTFIALTAEMMSNYWESGEPADKAGGYGIQGLGAIWVSRINGSYTNVVGLPLPQTLALIKNVTDISIK; encoded by the coding sequence ATGGATATTATTTTAGCTTCTGGTTCGCCGCGCCGTCGTGAGCTGTTAGAAAGAGCACAACAAGAATTTAGCACATTGAGTGTAGATGTCGATGAAACAAAGCATGATGAGGAGTCACCCACAGACTATATCGAGCGCATGGTTGCCACTAAAGCTGAGGCTGCCATACAGCAACTAGTATCACGCTTGAAAACGGATAAAAGCTGTTTTTCTGACTCACTTATCATTCTAACGTCTGATACCATCGGTGTGCTGGCAGATGGTCAAACAGTGCTGGTCAAGCCAGTTGATCGTGAGCACGCTTATAGCATGTGGCAACAGATGTCTGATAATGTCCATGAAGTATGGACAGCGGTTCAAGCAACTTATGTATCATTATCTTCTAAAGCGGCTAACAGCCCAACTCATGAGCCAGTATTTCAAATCATTAATCAGCAACAAATCACTGAGCGTACCGAAGTGACCTTTATAGCGCTCACTGCAGAGATGATGAGTAACTATTGGGAAAGTGGCGAGCCTGCTGATAAAGCGGGTGGTTATGGTATACAAGGTTTGGGTGCTATTTGGGTCAGCCGTATCAATGGTAGCTATACCAATGTCGTGGGTTTACCGCTTCCACAAACGCTGGCGTTAATTAAAAACGTCACAGATATTAGTATCAAATAA